Proteins encoded in a region of the Takifugu flavidus isolate HTHZ2018 chromosome 8, ASM371156v2, whole genome shotgun sequence genome:
- the rpl10a gene encoding 60S ribosomal protein L10a translates to MSKVSRDTLYEAVKEVLQGSLAKPRKFVESVELQISLKNYDPQKDKRFSGTVRLKTLPRPKFSVCVLGDQQHCDEAKAADLPHMDIEALKKLNKNKKMVKKLAKKYDAFLASESLIKQIPRILGPGLNKAGKFPSLLTHNENMMTKVDEVKSTIKFQMKKVLCLAVAVGHVKMTEDELVYNIHLAVNFLVSLLKKNWQNVRALYIKSTMGKPQRLY, encoded by the exons ATGAG TAAGGTCTCCAGGGATACGTTGTACGAAGCCGTGAAGGAGGTTCTGCAGGGATCTTTGGCTAAGCCAAGGAA gTTTGTGGAGTCAGTGGAGCTGCAGATCAGCTTGAAAAACTATGATCCCCAGAAGGACAAGCGTTTCTCTGGAACTGTCAG GCTGAAGACTCTCCCAAGGCCAAAATTCTCCGTATGTGTTCTGGGAGACCAGCAGCACTGCGATGAGGCCAAAGCTGCTGATTTGCCACACATGGACATCGAGGCTCTGAAGAAGCTGAACAAGAACAAAAAGATGGTCAAGAAACTCG CCAAGAAGTATGATGCCTTCCTGGCCTCTGAGTCTCTGATCAAGCAGATCCCTCGTATCCTGGGCCCTGGGCTGAACAAGGCTGGCAAGTTCCCCTCCCTGCTCACCCACAACGAGAACATGATGACCAAGGTGGATGAGGTCAAGTCTACTATCAAATTCCAGATGAAGAAG GTGCTCTGTCTGGCTGTGGCTGTTGGACACGtgaagatgacagaagatgagcTGGTGTACAACATCCACCTGGCTGTCAACTTCCTGGTGTCTTTGCTGAAGAAGAACTGGCAGAACGTACGCGCGCTCTACATCAAGAGCACCATGGGCAAACCCCAACGTCTCTATTAG
- the fance gene encoding Fanconi anemia group E protein, with product MELRERLRKLDGQSKLLLRALVSGPFGAHKALTVFHRQQRANPGVSILNLIKTLCRDEVTSETKTQQITIKPLVCLFPTLFKQNLLTFISLVHRLLPQTAVRDLLVCLRKEPHRSPWVSALISQLERNIGVHSEEPLCTPICSQRIKQLSQQFVSPGGTRGWADYFGGFVKGSGTLTNSLEQGAQKKRRSSQISLDSDEDETVQQRKRSKMDACRQECVDAAEQNTKEDTPEKLQSVLSEGTDENIQPATDSESLIDALPQHMKNAVLQIKEVLESETDWDQSSVDVFKVLNECDPIQVEMLCNMLCLSDLPEQTLPKLCSTILAPSNDLSYITATKFIKSLLLKKVLSLSEPASRSLVTAGTSLCSRYPRPMCQAVILPVLEDKNIGNPHSELLNRLIECCLDSHYRLLVLQMTFKIAWNEAVISIIHCTLDSKPDVSEELFTQLTEQLLSQGPQFTKSVKFAKMMLTVLTKYSTSVTATHKQSLHSCLLLNETFLKKSLQAALKRITPP from the exons ATGGAGTTAAGGGAGCGTTTGCGCAAGTTGGACGGACAGTCCAAGCTGCTGCTCCGGGCACTCGTTTCTGGACCCTTCGGTGCCCACAAAGCTCTCACGGTGTTTCATAGGCAGCAGCGGGCAAACCCCGGAGTGTCGATCTTAAACTTGATAAAAACACTGTGCCGAGACGAAGTAACGTCTGAGACTAAAACGCAGCAAATAACTAT TAAACCCCTGGTGTGCCTCTTTCCGACACTGTTCAAACAAAATCTGCTCACTTTCATCAGTCTGGTCCATCGGCTCCTTCCTCAGACCGCCGTCCGTGATCTGCTCGTCTGCCTCAGGAAGGAGCCTCACAGGAGCCCCTGGGTGTCTGCTCTGATCAGCCAGCTGGAAAGGAACATAGGTGTCCACAGTGAAGAGCCTCTGTGCACACCCATATGCAGCCAGAGAATAAAGCAACTCTCCCAGCAATTTGTTAGTCCTGGAGGGACCAGAGGATGGGCTGACTATTTTGGTGGTTTTGTCAAAGGTTCTGGGACTCTTACTAATTCATTAGAGCAGGGGGCccaaaagaagaggaggagcagtcAGATCAGTCTGGACTCTGATGAGGATGAAACAGTACAGCAGCGGAAACGGTCAAAGATGGACGCGTGTCGTCAGGAATGTGTTGATGCTGCAGAACAAAACACGAAAGAAGACACACCAGAAAAATTGCAAAGCGTTCTGTCAGAGGGAACTGATGAAAACATACAGCCTGCTACAGATTCTGAGAGTCTGATTGATGCGCTGCCACAACACATGAAG AACGCTGTTCTTCAAATAAAAGAAGTACTGGAAAGTGAGACTGAT TGGGACCAAAGCTCTGTCGATGTGTTCAAAGTGCTAAATGAATGTGACCCCATCCAA GTGGAGATGTTGTGCAACATGCTGTGCCTGTCTGACTTACCCGAGCAGACCCTGCCTAAACTCTGCAGCACTATTCTGGCTCCCTCTAATGACCTCAGCTACATCACAGCCACCAAGTTTATCAAGAGCCTGCTGCTAAAAAAG GTCCTGTCTCTGTCAGAACCAGCCTCCAGATCTCTGGTCACTGCTGGAACGTCACTCTGTAGCCGCTATCCACGGCCGATGTGCCAGGCGGTAATCTTGCCAGTACTAGAGGACAAAAATATAG gtAATCCACATTCTGAGCTGCTGAACAGACTGATTGAATGCTGCCTGGACTCTCATTATAGGCTCCTGGTACTCCA AATGACATTCAAAATAGCGTGGAATGAAGCAGTAATATCTATTATCCACTGCACCCTCGACTCGAAG CCTGATGTTAGTGAAGAGTTGTTCACACAGCTCACCGAGCAGCTCCTCAGCCAAGGTCCTCAGTTCACAAAGTCTGTGAAGTTTGCAAAAATGATGCTCACGGTGCTCACCAAATACAGCACATCT GTGACAGCTACACATAAACAGTCCCTGCACAGTTGCCTCCTGTTAAATGAGACCTTTCTGAAGAAGTCTCTCCAAGCTGCTTTGAAAAGAATTACACCCCCTTGA
- the mkrn4 gene encoding makorin, ring finger protein, 4 isoform X2 yields MTTLRCNTGRCQAYFLNGGCRLGSRCKYRHERPVSMQPCRYFQKGGCWYGESCRYRHVPRPESAAVTGRRCSAPAVSSTVAPTRADRRGSQPAVLQAEVMPRQECSQSFAVHVSNPQGDIGQRVEKQPRDSTSSLSPPLQLEQNLVPQMVSNDATKEDGAAASSHTRENVPVTCGICMDNVYEKKPPRDNVFGILPNCNHAFCKQCITTWRKMREYGPDVVKSCPQCRVKSAFYVPSKQWVEGQEKERLIAAFRERSSKKNCKYFTRYRCCPFETECLYLHDKHARWSSPYHTEEDDDDYVVGPLNLLLALTLLGRDLDEDDEDYLDFPFYLSVEYD; encoded by the exons ATGACGACCCTGCGTTGCAACACTGGAAGATGTCAGGC ATACTTCCTAAATGGCGGTTGCAGATTAGGTTCGAGGTGCAAATATCGACATGAGCGGCCCGTCTCAATGCAGCCGTGTAGGTACTTTCAGAAAGGTGGATGCTGGTATGGTGAGAGTTGCAG GTATCGCCATGTTCCCCGGCCTGAAAGTGCAGCAGTTACAGGTAGAAGATGTTCTGCACCTGCTGTCTCTTCGACTGTTGCTCCCACCCGTGCTGACAGGAGAGGGTCGCAACCTGCTGTCCTGCAGGCCGAAGTGATGCCAAGGCAAGAATGCAGCCAATCATTTGCGGTTCATGTCTCAAATCCTCAAGGTGACATCGGGCAACGAGTAGAAAAACAGCCTCGAG ATTCCACCTCTTCTCTCAGTCCTCCTCTGCAGTTGGAGCAGAACTTGGTACCTCAG ATGGTTTCCAATGATGCAACAAAGGAGGACGGCGCAGCTGCTTCCTCACACACCAGGGAAAATGTGCCTGTAACCTGCGGAATCTGCATGGACAATGTCTATGAAAAGAAGCCTCCGAGAGATAATGTCTTTGGGATCTTGCCCAATTGTAATCATGCCTTCTGTAAACAGTGCATCACTACctggaggaaaatgagagaatATGGGCCGGATGTGGTGAA GAGCTGCCCACAGTGCAGAGTCAAATCTGCTTTTTACGTACCAAGCAAGCAGTGGGTAGAAGGACAAGAAAAGGAACGTCTAATTGCTGCCTTCAGAGAGCGAAGCAG TAAGAAAAACTGCAAGTATTTCACCAGATATAGATGCTGCCCTTTTGAAACGGAATGCCTTTACCTGCATGACAAACATGCACGGTGGTCATCACCT TATCACacagaagaggatgatgatgactaTGTTGTAGGCCCGCTTAACCTTTTATTAGCGTTGACCCTTCTTGGACGGGACCTCGACGAAGACGATGAGGACTACTTGGACTTCCCCTTTTACCTCTCTGTAGAATATGACTAG
- the mkrn4 gene encoding makorin, ring finger protein, 4 isoform X3 has product MDSARSERVCRYFLNGGCRLGSRCKYRHERPVSMQPCRYFQKGGCWYGESCRYRHVPRPESAAVTGRRCSAPAVSSTVAPTRADRRGSQPAVLQAEVMPRQECSQSFAVHVSNPQGDIGQRVEKQPRDSTSSLSPPLQLEQNLVPQEMVSNDATKEDGAAASSHTRENVPVTCGICMDNVYEKKPPRDNVFGILPNCNHAFCKQCITTWRKMREYGPDVVKSCPQCRVKSAFYVPSKQWVEGQEKERLIAAFRERSSKKNCKYFTRYRCCPFETECLYLHDKHARWSSPYHTEEDDDDYVVGPLNLLLALTLLGRDLDEDDEDYLDFPFYLSVEYD; this is encoded by the exons ATGGACTCGGCCCGCAGCGAACGTGTCTGTAG ATACTTCCTAAATGGCGGTTGCAGATTAGGTTCGAGGTGCAAATATCGACATGAGCGGCCCGTCTCAATGCAGCCGTGTAGGTACTTTCAGAAAGGTGGATGCTGGTATGGTGAGAGTTGCAG GTATCGCCATGTTCCCCGGCCTGAAAGTGCAGCAGTTACAGGTAGAAGATGTTCTGCACCTGCTGTCTCTTCGACTGTTGCTCCCACCCGTGCTGACAGGAGAGGGTCGCAACCTGCTGTCCTGCAGGCCGAAGTGATGCCAAGGCAAGAATGCAGCCAATCATTTGCGGTTCATGTCTCAAATCCTCAAGGTGACATCGGGCAACGAGTAGAAAAACAGCCTCGAG ATTCCACCTCTTCTCTCAGTCCTCCTCTGCAGTTGGAGCAGAACTTGGTACCTCAG GAGATGGTTTCCAATGATGCAACAAAGGAGGACGGCGCAGCTGCTTCCTCACACACCAGGGAAAATGTGCCTGTAACCTGCGGAATCTGCATGGACAATGTCTATGAAAAGAAGCCTCCGAGAGATAATGTCTTTGGGATCTTGCCCAATTGTAATCATGCCTTCTGTAAACAGTGCATCACTACctggaggaaaatgagagaatATGGGCCGGATGTGGTGAA GAGCTGCCCACAGTGCAGAGTCAAATCTGCTTTTTACGTACCAAGCAAGCAGTGGGTAGAAGGACAAGAAAAGGAACGTCTAATTGCTGCCTTCAGAGAGCGAAGCAG TAAGAAAAACTGCAAGTATTTCACCAGATATAGATGCTGCCCTTTTGAAACGGAATGCCTTTACCTGCATGACAAACATGCACGGTGGTCATCACCT TATCACacagaagaggatgatgatgactaTGTTGTAGGCCCGCTTAACCTTTTATTAGCGTTGACCCTTCTTGGACGGGACCTCGACGAAGACGATGAGGACTACTTGGACTTCCCCTTTTACCTCTCTGTAGAATATGACTAG
- the mkrn4 gene encoding makorin, ring finger protein, 4 isoform X1 produces MTTLRCNTGRCQAYFLNGGCRLGSRCKYRHERPVSMQPCRYFQKGGCWYGESCRYRHVPRPESAAVTGRRCSAPAVSSTVAPTRADRRGSQPAVLQAEVMPRQECSQSFAVHVSNPQGDIGQRVEKQPRDSTSSLSPPLQLEQNLVPQEMVSNDATKEDGAAASSHTRENVPVTCGICMDNVYEKKPPRDNVFGILPNCNHAFCKQCITTWRKMREYGPDVVKSCPQCRVKSAFYVPSKQWVEGQEKERLIAAFRERSSKKNCKYFTRYRCCPFETECLYLHDKHARWSSPYHTEEDDDDYVVGPLNLLLALTLLGRDLDEDDEDYLDFPFYLSVEYD; encoded by the exons ATGACGACCCTGCGTTGCAACACTGGAAGATGTCAGGC ATACTTCCTAAATGGCGGTTGCAGATTAGGTTCGAGGTGCAAATATCGACATGAGCGGCCCGTCTCAATGCAGCCGTGTAGGTACTTTCAGAAAGGTGGATGCTGGTATGGTGAGAGTTGCAG GTATCGCCATGTTCCCCGGCCTGAAAGTGCAGCAGTTACAGGTAGAAGATGTTCTGCACCTGCTGTCTCTTCGACTGTTGCTCCCACCCGTGCTGACAGGAGAGGGTCGCAACCTGCTGTCCTGCAGGCCGAAGTGATGCCAAGGCAAGAATGCAGCCAATCATTTGCGGTTCATGTCTCAAATCCTCAAGGTGACATCGGGCAACGAGTAGAAAAACAGCCTCGAG ATTCCACCTCTTCTCTCAGTCCTCCTCTGCAGTTGGAGCAGAACTTGGTACCTCAG GAGATGGTTTCCAATGATGCAACAAAGGAGGACGGCGCAGCTGCTTCCTCACACACCAGGGAAAATGTGCCTGTAACCTGCGGAATCTGCATGGACAATGTCTATGAAAAGAAGCCTCCGAGAGATAATGTCTTTGGGATCTTGCCCAATTGTAATCATGCCTTCTGTAAACAGTGCATCACTACctggaggaaaatgagagaatATGGGCCGGATGTGGTGAA GAGCTGCCCACAGTGCAGAGTCAAATCTGCTTTTTACGTACCAAGCAAGCAGTGGGTAGAAGGACAAGAAAAGGAACGTCTAATTGCTGCCTTCAGAGAGCGAAGCAG TAAGAAAAACTGCAAGTATTTCACCAGATATAGATGCTGCCCTTTTGAAACGGAATGCCTTTACCTGCATGACAAACATGCACGGTGGTCATCACCT TATCACacagaagaggatgatgatgactaTGTTGTAGGCCCGCTTAACCTTTTATTAGCGTTGACCCTTCTTGGACGGGACCTCGACGAAGACGATGAGGACTACTTGGACTTCCCCTTTTACCTCTCTGTAGAATATGACTAG
- the ppardb gene encoding peroxisome proliferator-activated receptor delta b, whose protein sequence is MEWFQQADTEQKEKVNGCAEPPEGGSGGPDSCSGTSASEVTDLQELKAPESEGEEDKEEPEALPASKAEPSERARKKSEDGEEHKQKGSATSTYTDLSHTSSPSLSEQLRLGREDSAGAGISVECKVCGDKASGFHYGVHACEGCKGFFRRTVRMKLEYDRCTRSCKIQKKNRNKCQYCRFQKCLSLGMSHDAIRYGRMPEAERKKLVAGLLAEENVGKPGCSDLKSLAKQVNSAYLKNLSMTKKRARSILAGKTSSTSPFVIYDVDTLWKAESGLVWSQLLPGAPLTKEIGVHVFYRCQCTTVETVRELTEFAKCIPGFVDLFLNDQVTLLKYGVHEAIFAMLPSLMNKDGLLVANGKGFVTREFLRSLRKPFSEIMEPKFEFAVKFNALELDDSDLALFVAAIILCGDRPGLINVKQVEQSQDNILQALDLHLQANHSDSVYLFPKLLQKMADLRQLVTENAHLVQKIKKTESETSLHPLLQEIYKDMY, encoded by the exons ATGGAATGGTTTCAGCAGGCGGATacggagcagaaagaaaaggtgaACGGCTGCGCCGAGCCCCCGGAGGGGGGGTCCGGAGGCCCGGACAGCTGCAGCGGGACCAGCGCGTCCGAGGTCACggacctgcaggagctgaaggCGCCGGAGAGCGAGGgcgaggaggacaaggaggagccGGAAGCGCTCCCCGCCTCGAAGGCTGAGCCAAGTGAGCGGGCGAGGAAGAAGAGCGAGGACGGAGAGGAGCACAAGCAGAAGGGCAGCGCCACGTCCACCtacacag ACCTGTCGCACACCTCATCGCCGTCGCTGTCGGAACAGCTGCGTCTCGGTCGGGAAGACAGCGCGGGGGCGGGGATCAGCGTGGAGTGTAAGGTCTGCGGGGACAAGGCGTCTGGCTTCCATTACGGGGTGCACGCCTGCGAGGGTTGTAAG GGCTTTTTCCGGCGAACCGTGCGAATGAAGCTGGAATACGACCGATGTACTCGCTCCTGCAAGATCCAGAAGAAGAATCGCAACAAGTGCCAATACTGCCGCTTCCAGAAGTGCCTGTCTTTGGGAATGTCCCACGATG CGATCCGATACGGACGCATGCcggaggcggagaggaaaaaacTGGTGGCGGGCCTGCTCGCGGAGGAAAATGTCGGCAAACCAGGATGCTCGGATCTGAAGTCGCTGGCCAAACAGGTCAACTCCGCCTACCTGAAGAATCTGAGCATGACGAAGAAACGGGCCCGCAGCATCCTGGCAGGGAAGACCAGCAGCACGTCG CCCTTCGTCATCTACGACGTGGACACGCTCTGGAAGGCAGAGAGCGGCCTGGTGTGGAGCCAGCTACTTCCCGGCGCTCCCCTCACCAAGGAAATCGGGGTCCACGTTTTTTACCGCTGCCAGTGCACCACGGTGGAGACCGTACGGGAGCTGACGGAGTTTGCCAAGTGTATTCCGGGCTTTGTGGACCTGTTCCTCAATGACCAG GTGACTTTGCTGAAGTACGGCGTGCACGAGGCTATTTTCGCCATGCTGCCCTCTTTGATGAACAAAGACGGGCTGCTGGTCGCCAACGGCAAAGGCTTCGTTACCAGGGAGTTCCTGAGAAGCTTGAGAAAGCCCTTCAGCGAGATCATGGAGCCCAAGTTTGAGTTTGCCGTCAAGTTCAACGCTCTGGAGCTGGACGACAGCGACCTGGCCCTGTTTGTGGCCGCCATCATTctctgtggag ATCGTCCTGGGTTGATAAACGTgaagcaggtggagcagagcCAGGACAACATCCTCCAGGCGCTGGACCTCCATCTCCAAGCCAACCACTCTGACTCAGTCTACCTCTTCCCCAAACTGCTGCAGAAAATGGCCGACCTCCGTCAGCTGGTGACGGAGAACGCCCACCTGGTCCAGAAAATCAAAAAGACCGAGTCGGAGACCTCGCTGCAcccgctgctgcaggaaatcTACAAAGACATGTACTAG
- the def6a gene encoding differentially expressed in FDCP 6 homolog, producing the protein MDLRSELLKSIWYGFTALDLERSGKVSKSQLKVLSHNLCTVLCIPHDPVALEDHFRDDDDGPVSSQGYMPYLNKYILDKVVEGSFIKENVDELCWTLTAKKNYRTDKSSCSVVPERDAFRLWCLFNFLSEDKYPLVMVPDEVEYLLKKICMAMSIEFNCVELEDFLSQDTVQQSGITVWGFLDLMNSGKITRGIEKDIISMAIEEVYREIVGDVLKEGYLWKKGQLRRNWKERWFTLRPSNLSYYTGEDRKDCQGNIVLDENCCVEVLPDRDGKRCMFCLKTLSKTYEMSASDTKQRQEWTAAIQTAIRLSIEGKNSLHKDLKLKRREQREQREKRRQAKEEELQRLRALQEERERKLAELELLKEAQKQAQVLLEQDEQRRRQQHEQLQQALEVQLREAEEARVSMQAEMALKEEEAQRQRKRIQELEEMQKRLEEALQQEIKARMDEEAFRLAQAGLLAEEEDKMKALMSLQEEQEEYILKTQREKQELKQEMETKSRALEEAQRQLEEVRANRHRVDQDVVAAQRKLRQASTNVKHWNVQMNRLMRPIGPGEKRPSLGSSFSPFQVPSQRDPGLRLIRRSEPDEESKENVDSRAHSEKHSNGDMDCP; encoded by the exons ATGGACCTCAGGTCTGAGCTGCTCAAGTCCATCTGGTATGGCTTCACAGCCCTGGACCTAGAGAGAAGCGGTAAGGTGTCCAAGTCTCAGTTGAAG GTGCTGTCCCACAACCTGTGCACGGTCTTGTGCATCCCTCACGACCCGGTGGCGTTGGAGGACCATTTCAGGGACGATGATGACGGTCCGGTGTCCAGCCAGGGTTACATGCCTTACCTGAACAAATACATCCTGGACAAG GTTGTCGAAGGCTCCTTTATTAAGGAAAATGTAGATGAACTGTGTTGGACTCTGACAGCAAAGAAAAACTACAGGACGGacaaaagcagctgcagcgtTGTGCCAGAGAGGGATGCTTTCCGACTGTGGTGCCTCTTTAATTTTCTCTCCGAGGACAAGTACCCTCTGGTCATGGTCCCTGATGAG GTGGAGTATCTCCTGAAGAAGATCTGCATGGCGATGAGCATTGAGTTCAACTGTGTTGAGCTAGAGGACTTCCTCTCCCAAGACACCGTCCAGCAGAGCGGCATCACCGTCTGGGGGTTTCTGGACTTGATGAACTCAGGGAAGATAACCAGAGGGATTGAAAAAGACATAATCAGCATGGCCATCGAGGAAGTGTACAGGGAGATAGTCGGCGATGTCCTCAAAGAG GGTTACCTGTGGAAGAAAGGTCAGCTGAGGAGGAACTGGAAGGAGCGCTGGTTCACCTTAAGGCCCAGCAACCTTTCCTACTACACCGGGGAGGACCGCAAAGACTGCCAGGGCAACATCGTTCTGGACGAGAACTGCTGCGTGGAG GTGCTGCCAGACAGGGATGGGAAGAGGTGCATGTTTTGTCTGAAAACTCTGTCAAAGACCTACGAGATGAGCGCCTCGGACACCAAACAGAGGCAGGAGTGGACGGCAG CCATCCAGACGGCCATCAGGCTTTCCATAGAAGGGAAGAACTCCCTCCACAAGGATCTGAAGCTGAAGCGGCGAGAGCAGCGGGAGCAGCGCGAGAAGAGGAGGCAggccaaggaggaggagctgcagaggctgcgggccctgcaggaggagcgggagcGCAAGCTGGCCGAGCTGGAGCTCCTGAAGGAGGCCCAGAAGCAGGCTCAGGTCCTCCTGGAGCAGGACGAGCAGAGGCGACGCCAGCAGCatgagcagctccagcaggccCTGGAGGTGCAGCTGCGTGAGGCCGAGGAG GCTCGGGTCAGCATGCAGGCAGAGATGGctctgaaagaggaggaggcccagaggcagaggaagaggatccaggagctggaggagatgcagaAGCGCTTGGAGGAGGCGCTGCAGCAGGAGATCAAAGCCAGGATGGACGAGGAGGCCTTCCGCTTGGCTCAGGCTGG GCTgttggctgaggaggaggacaagatgAAGGCCCTCATgtccctgcaggaggaacaaGAGGAGTACATCCTGAAGACCCagagggagaagcaggagctgaaacaggaaatggagacCAAGTCGAGGGCGCTGGAAGAGGCGCAAAGGCAACTGGAGGAGGTCCGTGCCAACCGGCACCGCGTGGACCAGGACGTCGTG GCTGCTCAGAGGAAACTCCGCCAGGCGAGCACCAACGTCAAACACTGGAACGTCCAGATGAACAGGCTGATGCGGCCGATCGGACCAGGAG AGAAAAGGCCGTCCCTGGGAAGCTCCTTCTCGCCCTTCCAGGTCCCGTCGCAGAGAGATCCCGGGCTGCGTCTCATCAGGAGGTCAGAACCGGACGAAGAGAGCAAAGAAAACGTGGACAGTCGGGCTCACAGCGAGAAACACTCTAACGGAGACATGGACTGCCCCTGA